The stretch of DNA GGGCTATCGGGGATTGGCCGAAGGATTATTGGAGGAAACAGATTCGGTTACACTGTTATCAGCGGCATTAAAGGTATTAACCAAGGAGCCTGATCAAACACCAGTTAAATTGACAGAAGAAACGCCAATTAGAATTAAAAAGAATAAAAATATACGCACCGGACAAAGGGGCTATTACGGAGGTCCAAGCAGCAAAAAAGGCAATGCTGGGGGGAGCAGTACCTTTAGAAGGAAAAAACGATCAAGCAGCCGGTCTTATTAATCGTCCATGTGAAGTGTGCCGGGATATAATTAGAAAGTTGATAATGAGTGATTGTTTCGCCTAGTTATAAACGCTTTCATTTCTTTGTAAAATACTGTGTTGATATTTAGGCAGTGGCTAACTTATAATTTCTAAGTAAAAAATCTTGCTATGGCTATTGCGGAATACTTTAAAATCTGCTACAATACAGTTAAGCACCATCCATACAGTGACTCGGGTTGTACGGTATGCAAGAAGCGTCGGATTTGTGGTTCGGGTTTGTTGCGAGAAGTAGGCCAGTCTATGGGTAGTGTTTTTCTGTTATACAGGTAAGTTATTTAAGTAAGCTGATCCAAGTTGTTTTTTAGTAAATTCGGTCGGGTTAAGTTCATAAGTAATACTGATCAAAGCGGAGGAAGCAAGCACTACTCCCGCAAATTTATGTTCGGTTTATGTATTACTTCAAAGCTTGGTAATATCGATAAAAAGATTGTTGTTTATTTAAGAATGATTTAACATGTAAGAATGATTTAATTACGACGTAAGAACAGTGCTTATGGAGAACTACTTTCCAGTGTTAAATAGCAAACTGTAAGGATGGTTGCTGGTGAGAGAAGGTCCGACGCCTTCTCTCATATTATTTACAGGTGGTTGCCAAGCCTGCCAGTATTTTATCGGTGATTTGGCGGTTATTATAGTTAAAAGGTCTTGCGGTTAAACTAAAAGATATGTATAATAGTTATTGCGCAGTCGCAGGAGCGCTAAAATTTAATACAATGCATAATGTAGACCACGGAGAGATGGCTGAGTTGGTCGAAGGCGCGCGACTGGAAATCGCGTAGACGGTCTGAACCCGTCTCGAGGGTTCGAATCCCTCTCTCTCCGCCACGTAGTGTTTTAAGTATAAGGACGGACTTGACTGAATGACGGGTCCGTCCTTATGCTAAACAACTGAATTTAACTTTTGGCCGTGCTAGACGGGGAGGTAGCGGTGCCCTGTACCCGTAATCCGCTGTAGCGGGGTTGAATTCCTGCCCGAGGGCTTGGCTTGTGAGGTCTGGCTTTTGTAAGGGGTGTTGACGATTGGGTCTTGCGCGACGGAGGCTTTTGAACCGTGTCAGGTCCTGACGGAAGCAGCACTAAGGAAGTTTATCCGGGTGCCGCAAGGGTGCCTGGTCCGAGCTACCTGCAAAAGTAACGCTTGGAAGCCAATATTCGACGGCAGGTGCACGGTCATTAAAATTTAATCACAGTTAGCAACAAGAAAACCGGCTTAAGGCCGGTTTTCTTGTTGCTAAAATCAACTTAAAAAAACATTATGTTGTATTTTCGACTGTATATCCCCTTTGGAGTGTATGGATCGGCTTTTATCGTATAGGCTTCCGTATAGGTCCCATGGAAGGGAAAAAGCGTTGTTGCGGCGAAAGTAGTTTTGTGGGTTAATTTATACGGGAGGTATGGATGGTGAGTTATCTGGCCTTGTACCGGCAGTGGCGTCCGCAGCAATTGGGTGAACTGGTGGGACAAAAGCACGTTACAGAGACGCTGCGCAATGCATTGATAGCCGGCAAAGTGAGCCACGCTTATTTATTTTGCGGGCCACGGGGTACCGGCAAGACAAGCACGGCCAAGATACTGGCCCGGGCTATTAACTGCTCCGAACAACACGAGGGTGAGCCGTGCAACCGGTGCCGAAATTGCCGGGAAATAATGTCCGGTGCCACCATGGATGTAATTGAAATTGATGCTGCCTCCAACCGGGGTATTGATGAAATACGTGAGCTGAAGGAGAATATAAAATTTTTTCCTTCACTGGGTAGTAAGCGGATATACATAGTGGATGAAGTGCATATGCTCACCAATGAGGCTTTTAATGCCCTGTTGAAAACACTGGAAGAACCACCTGGCCATGTGGTATTTGTGCTTGCTACCACAGAGCCGCATAAAGTGCCCCTGACCATACTGTCACGCTGCCAGCGTTTTGATTTTCGTCCCATTCCGGAAGAATTAATTGCCAAACGCCTGGAACAAGTGGTCGCCAGAAGTAATTTTGACGTGGATGGGGAGGCTGTACAGGCTATCACCCGGGCTGCCGGAGGCAGTATGCGGGATGCTTTGAGTGTATTGGACCAGGCGCTTTTGCTCAGTGGGGAAACTGCCGTTACTGCTGATACGGTGCACAGTATTTTAGGTACGGTGGCCGAAGATGTGCTGTTTGGTCTGGCCACCGGGCTGGCGGTAAAAAAAGCGGCTGGTGTATTAAGGCAGGTGGCTGAAATTGTTGCCGCGGGTAAGGATTTACAGCAGTTGGTTAAGGAATTAACGGAATATCTGCGCAGGCTGCTGGTGGTATTTTTAGCTCCCGAAGGGACGGGGGAAGCAGGGTTTAATATGCCCCCGGCAGAGTTATTGCAGCTGTTTACACGCGACCGGTTAATCAGGGCTATTGACCACCTGGTGGAGGCCGAGCAGGTTATGCGCCGCAGTGTCCACCCAAGGGTAGTGCTGGAGTTGGCGCTTGTGCGGGTTATGGATGATGATCCGCCGCCGGTGGATGAACTGCTGCATAGGATTGAGCGACTTGAAAAAGCGCTGGCCAATGGTGAACATCGGGGAATGTGCGAGGGGCAATCATATAGTAATAATGAGCCCGTGAAGGATATTTCGGCAGTACAAAGCAATAATCAACCACCACTTAAATCTACGACAGTGAATGCAAAAGTCCAGGCCGGCTTCCAAATTGATGGTAAGCAGCCTAAAATGGGTAATACTAAAGCTAATCCAACTGCTTCACCGGTTTGTGGTGCTTCGGATGATACGGCCACCGATTCGCAGGTGTTCCAAAAAATCAATAATAATTCGCCCGTGCCCGGGCCGGAGACGTCACATGCTAATGATACTGAACTGGTGCACGTGCCCGCCGGAGAATCTAATGGGTCGGAATTACAGGCAATTAAAACAGCCCCATTGAAAAATACCGGTATTATTATGGCAGAAGACCCTGTTCAGAGGAAAACCGGGAAGAATGATACTCAAGATGATCCCCGTTATAGTATAGACCAAATTAATAAATGGTGGCCGGAAATAATGGCGGTGGTTAAAAAAGCCAACCCGGTTGCCTATACCTGTTTATGCCAGGTATGGCCTGCGGAAATAAAAGAGCACCGTTTGGTGTTGGGTGTGCCCCTGGGAGATGTTTTTATAAAGAATATGGCTGAGGATCCTGGTACCAAGCAGTTGTTGACCCAAACACTGAATTCAATAACCCGATTAACCTGGCAGATACGCTGCGATTTCTATGATGCCCCGCCGCCAGGCTGGCGGAGGAACGCGGAACAGCTGGATACTGCAGAGGCGATAAGCCTGTTTCAGGGTGCAGAGGTGCCCCTGGAAAAGGATTTGGATAAAAAATGAGGAGGTACAGAAGATGGGTGGAAATATGGCTAAAATGATGAAGCAAGTACAAAAGATGCAGGCTGACATGGCCAAAATGCAGGAGGAACTGGGTAATCGTACTGTAGAAAGTACTGCTGGCGGCGGTGTGGTGCGGGTGGTGGCCAATGGACGACAGGAAATCGTAGCTGTGGAAATTAAGCCCGAAGTGGTGGACCCGGAAGATGTGGAAATGCTTCAGGATCTGGTTTTAACTGCGGTTAACGAAGCATTAAAACAGGCCCAGGATATGATGGCCAAGGAAATGGGCAAATTAACCGGCGGGCTTAATATACCCGGTTTATTTTAACCGGTAAAGGGAGCCAGTACAGTGAAGCAAATGCAATACGCCGGTGCGTTATCACGCTTGATCGGTGAATTGGCCAGGTTACCCGGGATTGGATCCAAAACGGCGCAACGCCTGGCCTTTTATTTATTAAATGCTCCCCCGGAAGTGGCCGTCAGACTGGCAGATGCTATTAGGGAAGCCCGGGAAAAGGTGCGGCGTTGCTCTTTGTGCGGCAATCTTACTGATGTTGATCCCTGCCCGGTATGCACTAATCAGAATCGTAACAATGGAATAATCTGTGTGGTACAGGATCCCCGTGATGTGGTGGCTATAGAAAAATACCGGGGTTTTAAAGGTGTCTACCATGTATTGCACGGTGCCCTTTCACCCCTTGCCGGTGTGGGGCCGGAGGAGCTGAATATTAAGAGTTTACTGGCTCGGCTGGCGGGCGGTAGGGTTCAGGAAGTTATATTGGCCACCAACCCGGATGTTGAGGGGGATGCGACGGCGCTTTATTTGGCCCGGCTAATTAAACCCCTGGGCATTAAGGTAACCAGGCTGGCCCGGGGCCTGCCGGTGGGAGCCCATTTGGAGTATGCCGATGAAGTAACCCTGGGCAGAGCCATAGAAGGACGACGGGAAATTGAATAAAATTACCACCGGGACAACTCCGTCTTTACCACGGAGGCTATTGAGGCTATTTATTCCCACACCAGGGATATTGCTAGGGAAATCAATAATGTATGTACGGCCTGTCTACTAAATGCCGTTGTCAGCAAGGAAAAGTTAATAGATGCGATTGATGTATCCCGGATTCTGATTGAATGCAAAGAAAGTTGAGGAGGGCCATAGTAAAGAAACAAGTACACCAGATTGGGTATGATAAAGAATTGGATCGTTGGAATGTCTTTAAGAAAGGTAATTACTGATGCACTATTCACTATGGTGATTGTATGTCTATTCGCGTAGCTAACCGCTATATTCCGGCCAGGGTGGAACTTGATACACATTGGTATGTGTTTATTGATGATTTAAAGTTCAGGCTACACCCAAAAGAACAATATGTAAAAATAGAGGTGTCTTATATAGATTCGGTGTCAAGTAAAAGGATTTAAATATGTATTTTGGTAAGCCCTTGAGGTGTTTATGCTCATAGCAGGAGGCGCCGAAGGGCAGTCTTGACAGACGAGTTCCCTGCGCGTGGTACAATTCTTAGCCCGACGAGGTATACATTAATCATGTTTTTTGGAGCCGTCCCGTCGGTATTTATATAACCCCACGTGCAGGGTGGATGTTAAGGCCGCCGGCCTTTTGGAGTCCCATGGTATAAATATGGTTATTATTTCAAAACCAGTATAAGTCCACTAATAAATATTAAAGCATTTATGATTATGATAAATTGCTTATCTGTAAGTTTGTTAATAAGTCTGCTGCCTAACCAGCTTCCTATGAAAAGTGCGGGTGCTAATATAACCCCGTCTATTAATATGTTTGTGGTTAGCACACCAAGTTTATAATATAAAAATATCTTCACGATATCAGAAATAAATAGAAATAAAGTAAGTGTTGCTACAAAGGTATGTTTTTTTAATCCCAACGTTACTAGGTAAATGGTAATTATTATTCCACCAGAGTGGGCGATAGCTGATGCTGCCCCCGCAATAACACTTATTGCGACACCGTAATAAGATCCCATTTTTAAATTACTAAAATAATCCGCTTTCTGTTGTTTTAATATCTGTAACATTGAAAATATAATCGCTACTGTACCAATAGTCCTTTGAATAACGATGGGAGAGGCCCATGCTAAATAATAAGTTCCTAAGACAATTCCTATTATACATCCGGGAATTAACATACTAACAGAGTTGATCACCCACTTTTTCCAATGTAAGCCTAGCGTTGATATATCCGATAGAAGCATCATTGGTGCCATGATTGCAACAGCAGTTTTTGGATCCATTACAATAGAAAGTATAGGCGTTAAAAATACGCCAGCCCCAACGCCAAAAGTTGTTTTGATAAATCCAGCCAAAAACGCTGCAATTGCCGGTAAAATATTAATCATTGAAGACACTCTTTTCGTTTTAAGTGGAGTAGTGTCAAACGTGAGCTAAAGGTTTCGCTGGAAACCGAGGGATTTAACCCCATTATGCAGACATTAAAGTTATCACTACGAAAGCATACCAAAATATTGCTATATGTGTAATCCGTATAACCACTAACCAC from Desulfoscipio gibsoniae DSM 7213 encodes:
- the dnaX gene encoding DNA polymerase III subunit gamma/tau, with amino-acid sequence MVSYLALYRQWRPQQLGELVGQKHVTETLRNALIAGKVSHAYLFCGPRGTGKTSTAKILARAINCSEQHEGEPCNRCRNCREIMSGATMDVIEIDAASNRGIDEIRELKENIKFFPSLGSKRIYIVDEVHMLTNEAFNALLKTLEEPPGHVVFVLATTEPHKVPLTILSRCQRFDFRPIPEELIAKRLEQVVARSNFDVDGEAVQAITRAAGGSMRDALSVLDQALLLSGETAVTADTVHSILGTVAEDVLFGLATGLAVKKAAGVLRQVAEIVAAGKDLQQLVKELTEYLRRLLVVFLAPEGTGEAGFNMPPAELLQLFTRDRLIRAIDHLVEAEQVMRRSVHPRVVLELALVRVMDDDPPPVDELLHRIERLEKALANGEHRGMCEGQSYSNNEPVKDISAVQSNNQPPLKSTTVNAKVQAGFQIDGKQPKMGNTKANPTASPVCGASDDTATDSQVFQKINNNSPVPGPETSHANDTELVHVPAGESNGSELQAIKTAPLKNTGIIMAEDPVQRKTGKNDTQDDPRYSIDQINKWWPEIMAVVKKANPVAYTCLCQVWPAEIKEHRLVLGVPLGDVFIKNMAEDPGTKQLLTQTLNSITRLTWQIRCDFYDAPPPGWRRNAEQLDTAEAISLFQGAEVPLEKDLDKK
- a CDS encoding YbaB/EbfC family nucleoid-associated protein — its product is MGGNMAKMMKQVQKMQADMAKMQEELGNRTVESTAGGGVVRVVANGRQEIVAVEIKPEVVDPEDVEMLQDLVLTAVNEALKQAQDMMAKEMGKLTGGLNIPGLF
- the recR gene encoding recombination mediator RecR yields the protein MQYAGALSRLIGELARLPGIGSKTAQRLAFYLLNAPPEVAVRLADAIREAREKVRRCSLCGNLTDVDPCPVCTNQNRNNGIICVVQDPRDVVAIEKYRGFKGVYHVLHGALSPLAGVGPEELNIKSLLARLAGGRVQEVILATNPDVEGDATALYLARLIKPLGIKVTRLARGLPVGAHLEYADEVTLGRAIEGRREIE
- a CDS encoding DUF5348 domain-containing protein, encoding MHYGDCMSIRVANRYIPARVELDTHWYVFIDDLKFRLHPKEQYVKIEVSYIDSVSSKRI
- a CDS encoding sulfite exporter TauE/SafE family protein produces the protein MINILPAIAAFLAGFIKTTFGVGAGVFLTPILSIVMDPKTAVAIMAPMMLLSDISTLGLHWKKWVINSVSMLIPGCIIGIVLGTYYLAWASPIVIQRTIGTVAIIFSMLQILKQQKADYFSNLKMGSYYGVAISVIAGAASAIAHSGGIIITIYLVTLGLKKHTFVATLTLFLFISDIVKIFLYYKLGVLTTNILIDGVILAPALFIGSWLGSRLINKLTDKQFIIIINALIFISGLILVLK